The following proteins come from a genomic window of Paucimonas lemoignei:
- the antA_2 gene encoding iron-sulfur cluster-binding protein, rieske family, with the protein MNTKSAVSKLIAKRKPRHALPRELYSDPDVYQQDLDQLWHKDWIFAGHTFELEKPGQYLSLQIGQYPVAVVRGADGQIRAFHNSCRHRGSKVCPEAKGKVAKLVCPYHKWTFELDGRLLFAGNMGDDFDKSHYGLKPVHCEIVQSYIYVCVADIAPNFNVFREAVTPFLAPHLLDDCKVAFESNLIEKGNWKLVFENNRECYHCDGTHPELMNSFVENLSVAGVGGAEDPELKAHWDRCEAAGMPSELVMDKDGRFRITRIPLSSGAVSYTMDGKPAVAGRLDTSGEPDIGALLYFNYPSTWNHFLGDHALSFRVLPIGPNETLVTTKWIVKKTAQEGVDYDIERLTKVWLATNDQDRTLVEGAQVGVNSPAYEPGPFSSNAENGVCQFDDWYCDIMLNRLGDDSTGGTIKLKSVG; encoded by the coding sequence GTGAATACCAAATCAGCCGTTTCGAAGCTTATTGCCAAACGTAAACCGCGCCATGCACTCCCCCGCGAGCTGTACAGCGACCCTGATGTCTACCAGCAGGACCTGGACCAACTCTGGCACAAGGACTGGATTTTCGCCGGTCATACATTTGAACTGGAAAAGCCCGGGCAATACCTTTCCCTGCAGATTGGCCAATACCCTGTGGCCGTGGTGCGCGGTGCCGATGGGCAGATCCGGGCTTTCCATAATTCGTGTCGGCACAGGGGCTCCAAGGTCTGCCCCGAAGCCAAAGGCAAAGTTGCCAAGCTGGTCTGCCCGTATCACAAATGGACATTTGAACTGGATGGCCGTCTGCTGTTTGCCGGCAACATGGGCGATGATTTCGACAAATCCCACTATGGCTTGAAGCCGGTTCATTGCGAAATCGTCCAGAGTTATATCTATGTGTGCGTGGCGGATATTGCCCCGAACTTCAATGTATTCAGAGAAGCAGTCACGCCCTTCCTGGCGCCGCACTTGCTGGATGACTGCAAAGTGGCTTTCGAATCAAACCTGATCGAAAAAGGCAACTGGAAGCTGGTCTTCGAAAACAACCGCGAGTGCTATCACTGCGACGGAACTCACCCCGAATTGATGAATTCGTTTGTGGAGAACCTGTCCGTGGCCGGTGTCGGCGGCGCGGAAGATCCGGAACTCAAAGCCCACTGGGATCGCTGCGAGGCCGCCGGTATGCCCAGCGAACTGGTCATGGATAAGGACGGGCGTTTTCGCATCACGCGCATCCCGCTGTCATCCGGGGCTGTCAGTTACACCATGGATGGCAAGCCTGCAGTAGCGGGCAGGCTGGACACCAGCGGCGAGCCCGATATTGGCGCCCTGCTGTATTTCAACTACCCCTCGACCTGGAATCATTTCCTTGGCGACCACGCCTTGAGTTTCCGCGTCCTGCCCATCGGGCCGAATGAGACGCTGGTCACCACCAAATGGATCGTGAAAAAGACCGCTCAGGAAGGCGTGGATTACGACATCGAACGCTTGACCAAAGTCTGGCTGGCCACCAACGATCAGGACCGCACGCTGGTTGAAGGCGCACAAGTGGGCGTCAATTCCCCTGCGTATGAACCGGGGCCCTTCTCTTCCAATGCCGAAAACGGAGTGTGCCAGTTTGATGACTGGTATTGCGACATCATGCTCAATCGATTGGGTGATGACAGTACTGGCGGAACAATCAAACTTAAATCGGTCGGCTAA
- the puuC_2 gene encoding aldehyde dehydrogenase family protein produces MRDLLTAHEYAAIAESISFPSNAFINGAFKPALSGHTLVTTNPATGAFLTDLAACSAEDVDFAVSKAKEAFEDGRWRLLPPGERKEVLLKFAKLLENNRHELAVLESLDSGKPVRECQLVDVPDTIHTLRWHAELIDKLYDHTAPVGNDALTMVVREPIGVVGCVLPWNFPLLMLAWKIGPALAAGCSVIVKPAEQTSLTTLRVAELAFEAGVPAGVLNIVTGTGKDVGEPIGLHKDVDMVSFTGSTATGRRFLHYSADSNLKRVVLECGGKNPAVVMDDAEDLDLVAEQVVNGAFWNMGENCSATSRLLVHASVKDELLERMGAYIREWKMGDPLDPQNRVGALVSSDHFAKVKSYLDYANAAKLDIVYGGDTQDDAFIQLTVVDGVTPDSRLFQEEIFGPVLSVTTFTSINEAVALANDTVYGLAASVYTGSLRKAIRLSREIRAGIVTVNCFGEGDASTPFGGYKESGFGGRDKSVFAHDQYTEIKTIWIDVSDRSVDETVK; encoded by the coding sequence ATGCGTGATCTTCTTACTGCACACGAATACGCCGCTATCGCCGAATCGATATCGTTCCCCTCCAATGCCTTCATCAACGGCGCCTTCAAGCCAGCGTTGTCAGGTCACACGCTGGTCACCACCAACCCGGCGACCGGCGCGTTTCTGACTGACCTGGCAGCCTGCAGCGCCGAGGATGTGGACTTCGCGGTCAGCAAGGCCAAAGAGGCTTTTGAAGACGGCCGCTGGCGCCTGCTGCCCCCTGGGGAGCGCAAGGAAGTGCTGCTCAAGTTTGCAAAACTGCTTGAGAACAATCGCCACGAGCTGGCTGTGCTGGAGAGCCTGGACAGCGGCAAACCGGTACGCGAATGCCAACTGGTGGACGTGCCTGACACCATCCACACGTTGCGCTGGCATGCCGAGCTGATCGACAAGCTGTACGACCACACCGCTCCGGTTGGCAACGACGCGTTGACCATGGTGGTTCGCGAACCCATCGGCGTGGTGGGCTGCGTGCTGCCGTGGAATTTCCCGCTGCTGATGCTGGCCTGGAAGATTGGCCCGGCGCTCGCTGCCGGTTGCTCGGTGATCGTCAAGCCCGCAGAACAAACCAGCCTGACCACCCTGCGCGTCGCCGAGCTGGCATTCGAAGCCGGTGTGCCTGCTGGCGTGTTGAATATCGTCACCGGTACCGGCAAGGACGTCGGCGAACCCATCGGCCTGCACAAAGACGTCGACATGGTGAGCTTCACCGGCTCTACGGCCACCGGGCGGCGCTTCCTGCACTACTCCGCCGATTCGAACCTCAAGCGTGTGGTGCTGGAATGCGGCGGCAAGAACCCGGCCGTGGTGATGGACGACGCCGAAGACCTGGACCTGGTGGCCGAACAAGTGGTCAACGGGGCGTTCTGGAACATGGGCGAAAACTGCTCGGCGACATCCCGGCTGTTGGTTCATGCGTCGGTCAAGGACGAGTTGCTGGAGCGCATGGGCGCCTATATCCGCGAGTGGAAAATGGGCGATCCACTGGACCCGCAAAACCGTGTCGGGGCGTTGGTCAGCAGCGATCATTTCGCCAAGGTGAAGTCCTACCTGGACTACGCCAATGCCGCCAAGCTGGACATCGTCTATGGCGGCGACACGCAGGACGATGCGTTTATCCAGCTGACCGTGGTCGATGGCGTCACGCCTGACAGCCGACTGTTCCAGGAAGAAATCTTCGGACCGGTATTGTCAGTGACCACCTTCACCTCAATCAACGAGGCCGTCGCCCTGGCCAACGACACGGTGTATGGCCTGGCGGCGTCCGTCTACACCGGCAGCCTGCGCAAGGCGATCAGGTTGTCGCGGGAAATCCGCGCCGGAATCGTGACCGTCAATTGCTTCGGCGAGGGCGATGCATCGACGCCTTTTGGTGGCTACAAAGAGTCGGGCTTCGGTGGTCGGGACAAATCCGTATTTGCCCACGACCAGTACACCGAAATCAAAACCATCTGGATCGACGTTTCTGATCGGTCGGTTGATGAGACCGTAAAATGA
- the proX_2 gene encoding glycine betaine transporter periplasmic subunit → MNAENCSVKTKLIRCMAALAIAITPAFASAASQAPGKGVSVTPIFPTIAEERFRGEIAMAGLKDLGYNVQQPKETDYPAMMLALSYGDADFTVHAWEQLHAAFYAKAGGDDTMVKVGSILPGVLQGYMIDKKTADQYNITSIEDLKKPEIAKLFDSDGDGKADMTGCNPGWGCEVTVEHHMKAYGLEKTVTDNRGSYFALMADTITRFKEGKPILYFTWVPQWISSVLVEGRDVVWLSVARTDLPGGKNDVDTMYKGKNLGFAVDTIRAVLNKEFAEKNPAAVKFLSEMQISTDDESAQNLKMHNGENSAADIKRHAAEWIAAHRAAYDGWLADARAAAKQ, encoded by the coding sequence ATGAACGCCGAAAACTGCAGTGTTAAGACCAAACTTATTCGTTGTATGGCCGCTCTGGCGATTGCAATAACACCAGCGTTTGCATCAGCAGCCAGTCAGGCGCCCGGCAAGGGTGTGTCCGTCACGCCTATCTTTCCGACCATTGCCGAAGAGCGGTTCCGGGGTGAAATCGCCATGGCCGGTCTCAAGGACCTGGGTTACAACGTGCAGCAGCCCAAAGAGACCGACTATCCGGCCATGATGCTCGCGTTGTCTTACGGCGATGCAGACTTCACCGTACATGCCTGGGAGCAACTGCACGCAGCGTTCTATGCCAAGGCCGGTGGCGACGACACGATGGTCAAAGTGGGCTCTATCTTGCCGGGTGTCTTACAGGGCTACATGATCGACAAGAAAACCGCGGATCAATACAACATCACCTCCATCGAAGATCTTAAAAAGCCGGAAATTGCCAAGTTGTTCGACAGCGATGGCGACGGTAAAGCCGACATGACCGGTTGTAACCCGGGCTGGGGCTGTGAAGTCACGGTTGAGCACCATATGAAAGCCTATGGTCTGGAAAAGACTGTGACGGATAACCGGGGTTCTTACTTCGCGCTGATGGCTGACACCATTACCCGTTTCAAAGAGGGCAAGCCGATTCTGTACTTCACCTGGGTGCCGCAGTGGATTTCCAGCGTATTGGTGGAAGGCAGGGATGTGGTGTGGTTGAGCGTTGCCAGAACTGATCTGCCAGGCGGCAAGAACGACGTCGATACGATGTACAAAGGCAAAAACCTCGGCTTCGCGGTGGACACTATTCGTGCTGTGCTGAACAAAGAGTTTGCTGAAAAGAATCCAGCGGCCGTGAAGTTTCTCTCCGAGATGCAAATCTCCACTGACGACGAAAGTGCGCAGAACCTGAAAATGCACAATGGCGAAAACTCCGCCGCCGATATCAAGCGCCATGCTGCCGAGTGGATTGCCGCTCACCGCGCCGCTTACGATGGCTGGCTGGCCGATGCACGGGCCGCCGCCAAGCAGTAA
- the dapA_2 gene encoding dihydrodipicolinate synthase: MRFEGIYTPAVTPHTPDGDIDFKVFSDVLESLIEAKVHGIIIGGSTGEYYAQTAEERLKLAAYAKDVIGSRVQLIIGTGAIRTEDAVLFAKDAKAIKADAILVTTPPYALPTDQENAIHALTIDRAANMPIMLYNYPGRMCVQMNEEYLARVGKSKNVIAIKESSGDMGRVHLLAREFPHIALSCGWDDQALEFFAWGARSWVCAGSNFLPREHVALYEACVVEKNFDKGRQIMSAMMPLMNALDGGKFVQCIKFGCELNGLKVGDVRAPLRPLNSGDKRSLQTVITNVKRTVAHITSGAAHA; the protein is encoded by the coding sequence TTGAGATTCGAAGGCATCTATACCCCGGCGGTGACACCGCATACGCCTGACGGCGATATTGACTTCAAGGTATTTTCAGACGTTCTGGAGTCTCTGATAGAGGCCAAGGTACATGGCATTATCATTGGCGGTTCAACCGGCGAATATTACGCGCAGACCGCCGAAGAGCGCCTCAAGCTGGCCGCCTATGCTAAAGACGTGATCGGCTCCCGCGTGCAGTTGATTATCGGCACCGGGGCGATCCGCACCGAAGACGCCGTGCTGTTCGCCAAGGACGCCAAAGCAATAAAGGCCGACGCCATTCTGGTCACAACGCCCCCTTACGCCCTGCCCACGGATCAGGAAAACGCCATCCACGCGTTGACCATCGATCGCGCCGCCAACATGCCGATCATGCTTTACAACTACCCGGGCCGGATGTGCGTGCAGATGAACGAGGAGTATCTGGCGCGGGTGGGCAAATCGAAAAACGTCATCGCTATCAAAGAGAGCTCCGGCGACATGGGCCGGGTGCACCTGCTCGCCCGGGAGTTTCCGCACATTGCGCTGTCCTGCGGCTGGGATGACCAGGCTCTGGAGTTCTTTGCCTGGGGCGCCCGAAGCTGGGTGTGCGCCGGCTCCAACTTCCTGCCCAGAGAGCACGTCGCGCTGTATGAAGCCTGCGTGGTGGAGAAGAACTTCGACAAAGGCCGGCAGATCATGTCCGCGATGATGCCGCTGATGAACGCCCTGGATGGCGGCAAGTTTGTGCAGTGCATCAAGTTCGGTTGCGAGTTGAACGGGTTGAAAGTCGGCGACGTACGCGCCCCGCTGCGCCCGCTCAACTCGGGCGATAAACGCAGCCTTCAAACCGTCATCACCAACGTGAAGCGCACCGTCGCACACATCACCTCGGGAGCCGCTCATGCGTGA
- the puuB_2 gene encoding FAD dependent oxidoreductase, which translates to MNTHSIKRLPVDTGVSGWEAISTRSTPVRTLDGNVTADWLIIGAGFAGLSAARRLSQLRPQDRIVVVDAHEIATGPAGRNSGFMIDVPHSLSSGEYSVAGESATAREIAQNRFAIEFAAQAARDYGMSAGTFDPSGKINAAATERGGRLNANYAQSLKGIGERYELFDAAQMRDITGSDYYQGGLYTPGAVMIQPAQYIRDLAAGLETKISLYERSPIIELSRTGNDWTARSHQGAVTAPKVILAVNGHIEDFGHFQGRLLHVFTYASMTAGFSHEAFKRPVTGQERWALLPADPMGATVRKITVDGRSRIVIRTKFTYDPSIQVTPQRVADVAREQRHSLDARFPELKSTPLEFSWAGRLCLSRNSAPAFGEIEENLYAACCENGLGTVKSTLAGVMAAELATGTRSTFLDDFSNTPGPSKLPPKLLTRLGVSSVIGWQALRAGREG; encoded by the coding sequence ATGAACACACATTCCATCAAGCGCCTGCCGGTAGACACCGGTGTTTCGGGTTGGGAGGCGATTTCCACACGTTCTACTCCTGTGCGTACGCTTGATGGGAACGTGACGGCGGACTGGCTGATTATCGGGGCCGGTTTTGCCGGCCTCTCTGCGGCACGCAGGCTGTCTCAGCTGCGCCCGCAGGATCGCATTGTGGTCGTGGACGCCCATGAAATCGCCACCGGCCCGGCAGGCAGAAATTCCGGTTTCATGATCGACGTTCCCCACAGCCTGTCATCGGGGGAATACTCGGTCGCCGGGGAGTCAGCCACGGCCAGGGAGATCGCGCAGAACCGCTTCGCAATTGAATTCGCCGCCCAGGCAGCCCGTGATTACGGGATGTCGGCGGGCACCTTTGACCCTTCGGGGAAGATCAATGCCGCGGCCACTGAGCGCGGTGGGCGACTGAATGCCAACTACGCGCAGTCGCTCAAGGGCATTGGTGAGCGCTACGAGTTGTTTGATGCCGCGCAGATGCGTGACATCACCGGCTCGGATTATTACCAGGGCGGGCTCTATACGCCCGGCGCGGTGATGATCCAGCCCGCGCAATACATCCGCGATCTGGCGGCCGGGCTGGAGACGAAGATCAGCCTGTACGAGCGGTCACCAATCATCGAATTATCGCGCACGGGGAACGACTGGACGGCGCGCTCCCACCAGGGCGCGGTCACAGCGCCCAAAGTGATCCTGGCGGTCAACGGCCACATTGAGGACTTCGGCCACTTCCAGGGTCGACTGCTGCATGTGTTCACCTACGCCTCCATGACGGCAGGTTTCAGCCACGAGGCGTTCAAAAGGCCGGTGACAGGCCAGGAACGATGGGCCCTGCTACCGGCTGACCCCATGGGGGCCACGGTTCGGAAAATCACCGTGGACGGGCGGTCCAGGATCGTCATCCGCACCAAGTTTACCTATGACCCCAGCATTCAGGTCACCCCGCAGCGGGTGGCGGACGTGGCCAGGGAACAACGCCATTCGCTGGACGCGCGCTTCCCGGAATTGAAGTCCACGCCGCTGGAGTTCAGCTGGGCCGGGCGCCTGTGCCTGAGCCGCAACAGCGCCCCGGCCTTTGGCGAAATCGAAGAGAACCTGTACGCCGCCTGCTGCGAGAACGGGCTGGGAACGGTCAAAAGCACCTTGGCGGGTGTGATGGCGGCAGAACTGGCAACGGGCACCCGGTCGACATTCCTGGATGATTTCAGCAATACCCCTGGCCCCAGCAAACTGCCACCCAAATTGTTGACGCGCCTGGGAGTCAGCTCCGTGATAGGTTGGCAAGCTTTAAGGGCTGGGCGCGAGGGATAA
- the proW_2 gene encoding glycine betaine/L-proline ABC transporter permease, which translates to MSDFSFLDPFQTFTIPLGQWVEVILNYLVHNFREVFRSIRWPVDQILNGIQSGLLSIPPTVFIIFATLLGWQVGGKKVGALCFVTLTLLGLIGVWSDAMTTLSLVLTSLVFCVVIGVPLGVLCARSDQLERMLRPGLDAMQTLPAFVYLVPVVMLFGIGNVPGVLVTIIFSVAPLVRLTNLGIRQVPEDKVEAARAFGCTRRQMLLKVQLPLAAPTIMAGLNQALMLSLSMVVIASMISVGGLGLMVLRGIGRLDMGLATVGGVGLVLLAIFLDRLTQAMGERSNKAMKGEHWYQTGPVGILFKLVKRTETKQTGAPVKEH; encoded by the coding sequence ATGTCCGATTTCAGTTTTCTTGATCCGTTCCAGACCTTCACGATTCCCCTCGGCCAATGGGTTGAAGTCATTCTCAACTACCTGGTGCATAACTTCCGAGAGGTCTTTCGCTCCATCAGATGGCCCGTGGACCAGATCCTCAACGGCATCCAGAGCGGTCTGTTATCCATCCCGCCCACCGTGTTCATCATTTTTGCCACGCTCCTGGGCTGGCAAGTGGGCGGAAAAAAGGTCGGAGCCCTGTGCTTCGTCACCCTCACGCTGCTGGGCCTGATCGGCGTCTGGAGTGATGCCATGACCACGCTCTCGCTGGTCCTGACGTCACTGGTGTTCTGCGTGGTGATCGGTGTGCCGCTGGGCGTGCTCTGTGCCCGCAGTGATCAGCTGGAGCGGATGCTCCGACCAGGCCTTGACGCCATGCAGACATTGCCCGCGTTCGTTTATCTGGTACCGGTGGTGATGTTGTTCGGCATCGGTAACGTCCCCGGCGTCCTGGTCACCATCATCTTTTCGGTGGCGCCGCTGGTGCGCCTGACCAACCTGGGCATCCGGCAAGTCCCCGAAGACAAGGTCGAAGCGGCGCGTGCGTTCGGCTGTACCCGTCGGCAGATGCTGCTCAAGGTGCAACTGCCCCTGGCGGCACCGACGATCATGGCCGGGTTGAACCAGGCCTTGATGCTGTCGCTGTCGATGGTGGTGATTGCTTCGATGATTTCCGTGGGTGGGCTGGGCCTGATGGTGCTTCGCGGCATTGGTCGCCTGGACATGGGGCTGGCCACTGTGGGTGGCGTGGGGCTGGTGCTGTTGGCGATCTTCCTCGACCGCTTGACCCAGGCCATGGGCGAGCGCAGCAACAAAGCCATGAAGGGCGAGCATTGGTATCAGACCGGACCGGTTGGAATACTGTTCAAACTTGTAAAAAGAACCGAAACCAAACAAACCGGTGCACCCGTAAAAGAACATTAA
- the proV_3 gene encoding glycine betaine/L-proline ABC transporter ATP-binding protein produces MSLGDEILSVNNIYKVFGPQPKVAMDMLRRGADKNEIFSKTGQVVGVFDATFSVMRGEIFVIMGLSGSGKSTMVRLFNRLIEPTSGTIHLNGKEITGLSDDALLDVRRKEMSMVFQSFALMPHMSVIDNAAFGLEISGVDEKERHGRAREALKQVGLMGHEYSYPHQLSGGMQQRVGLARALANDPSILLMDEAFSALDPLIRHEMQGELIRLQAEQHRTIIFISHDIEEAIRIGHRIAIMEGGRIVQIGSPQELLCNPANDYVRAFFKGFDASKILRAGDVATISAEHPFDGDTSRPTLQADVPLQDIFHIVANAVQPVAVLDGQGVFKGTISKSLLLQTMSRH; encoded by the coding sequence ATGAGTCTTGGTGACGAAATACTCTCCGTCAACAATATCTACAAGGTCTTTGGCCCGCAGCCGAAAGTCGCCATGGATATGCTGAGGCGCGGTGCGGACAAGAACGAGATCTTCAGCAAGACCGGTCAGGTCGTGGGTGTATTCGACGCGACGTTCTCCGTCATGCGCGGTGAGATTTTCGTCATCATGGGGTTGTCGGGGTCTGGCAAGTCCACCATGGTGCGGTTGTTTAACCGACTCATTGAACCCACTTCCGGCACCATCCACCTCAATGGCAAGGAAATAACCGGCTTGTCCGACGATGCACTGCTGGATGTGCGTCGCAAGGAAATGAGCATGGTGTTCCAGTCATTCGCGCTCATGCCGCACATGAGCGTCATTGATAACGCCGCCTTTGGCCTGGAGATTTCAGGCGTTGACGAGAAAGAACGTCACGGCCGTGCCAGGGAAGCACTCAAGCAAGTGGGCCTCATGGGCCACGAATACAGCTATCCCCATCAGTTATCAGGCGGCATGCAGCAGCGTGTCGGGCTGGCCCGCGCCTTGGCCAATGACCCTTCGATCCTGTTGATGGACGAAGCCTTTTCCGCACTGGATCCGCTGATACGCCATGAAATGCAGGGCGAACTGATCCGCCTGCAGGCCGAGCAACACCGCACGATCATTTTTATCTCCCATGACATTGAGGAAGCGATCCGCATCGGCCATCGCATCGCAATCATGGAGGGCGGGCGCATTGTGCAGATCGGCTCCCCGCAGGAGTTGTTGTGCAACCCGGCCAATGATTACGTCAGAGCGTTCTTCAAGGGCTTTGACGCCTCCAAGATCCTGCGCGCCGGTGACGTCGCGACCATCAGCGCCGAGCATCCCTTTGATGGGGATACGTCCCGCCCGACGCTGCAGGCTGACGTGCCCCTGCAGGACATTTTCCACATCGTCGCCAATGCCGTGCAGCCTGTTGCCGTTCTGGATGGGCAGGGAGTCTTCAAAGGCACCATTTCCAAAAGTCTGTTGCTGCAGACAATGAGTCGTCATTGA
- the gcvA_5 gene encoding LysR family transcriptional regulator, giving the protein MVKHIDPDNTLLKMPSLKAVKSFVAAAKYQSFTRAAEALCVTQAAISRQIRELETYLGVELFRRVGRAVELTEAGSAFFDAAQLSFVNISQAAKRVRAHRTGKSEVTLCCSPAFASLWLSPKLPGFFSQNQDIDLSLISTQNFLSMEAGATPDIFITKFPSLQSGYRSYPLFHDVIYPVCTPQYRDAHPELATLEGLRDSALLNLSPYGRSQVAEHIDWGVWLAFHDTDIEKRTHDRPHVFSANDYNVVINMALAHQGVALGWSQLVAESLESGALVRPIAQEVVHKDSQHYLAFKEDRESDRACCKLRDWVLGYFA; this is encoded by the coding sequence ATGGTTAAGCACATCGACCCCGACAACACGTTGCTGAAGATGCCATCGCTGAAAGCGGTGAAATCGTTCGTGGCGGCCGCCAAGTACCAGAGCTTCACACGGGCTGCCGAAGCACTGTGTGTGACCCAGGCCGCGATCAGCCGACAGATTCGTGAGCTTGAGACCTATCTGGGCGTTGAGCTCTTCAGGCGCGTGGGTCGGGCGGTAGAACTGACCGAAGCGGGCTCGGCGTTTTTCGATGCCGCGCAGTTGTCCTTCGTGAACATCTCGCAAGCGGCCAAGCGGGTCCGGGCGCATCGCACCGGCAAGTCGGAAGTGACCTTGTGCTGCTCACCGGCGTTTGCGTCGCTGTGGCTGTCACCCAAGCTTCCGGGCTTTTTCAGCCAGAACCAGGACATTGACCTGAGCCTCATCAGCACTCAGAACTTTCTGTCCATGGAAGCGGGTGCAACACCGGACATCTTCATTACCAAGTTTCCCAGCCTGCAAAGCGGTTACCGCAGTTATCCGTTGTTTCACGACGTCATCTATCCGGTTTGTACGCCCCAATACCGCGATGCCCACCCTGAACTTGCGACCCTGGAAGGGCTGCGTGACAGCGCGTTGCTCAACCTCAGCCCTTACGGCAGGTCCCAGGTTGCCGAACACATCGACTGGGGCGTGTGGCTGGCTTTTCATGACACCGACATTGAAAAACGCACCCATGATCGCCCCCATGTATTCAGCGCCAATGACTACAACGTAGTCATCAACATGGCTCTGGCGCACCAGGGTGTCGCCCTGGGCTGGAGCCAACTGGTGGCCGAGTCCCTTGAAAGCGGCGCATTGGTCCGCCCCATTGCCCAGGAAGTGGTTCACAAGGATTCGCAACATTACCTGGCCTTTAAAGAAGACCGGGAAAGTGACCGGGCCTGCTGCAAACTCAGGGACTGGGTACTGGGTTACTTCGCCTGA
- a CDS encoding MmgE/PrpD family protein — protein MSLHAFIQNFTLTDLPLDTRQRIETCLLDIIGVAAGARENDTSQILKGFAAAHYPATTLSSRLWFDGRSVHPLGAGYAGGFNIDSLDAHEGHFTSKGHAGATVVPAIIALIDAFCAGGKSISGEEMLCVLALGYETALRAGRALMATAPEYHASGTFSGIGVVCAGVRLLKLDEPTFHHALGITEYFGPRCPMMRVVDYPTMLRDAHGAGAYAGINALLMAQAGVTGAPAATVESSAVARHWQGLGELWEIDEQYFKPWPVCRWAQPALTAMAQLMSQHPLIRPDNIESIQIQTFHESVRLQGHFPKNADEAQYALAFPVAALIARGQVGPAEVTGASIQAPDILAISRKISIAEAADLSARFPDEILSRVTVVLKDGTTLCSPTTPAKGDPANPMSSDEFIEKYRLFSEASLGVSRSRLLEQSVASLAAKADCEGFFNLLLSPV, from the coding sequence ATGTCTCTGCATGCCTTCATCCAGAACTTCACGTTGACTGACCTGCCCCTCGACACTCGCCAGCGAATAGAGACCTGTCTGCTGGACATCATCGGTGTTGCAGCCGGCGCGCGGGAGAACGACACCAGCCAGATCCTCAAAGGGTTTGCTGCAGCCCATTACCCGGCGACCACGCTGTCCAGTCGCCTGTGGTTCGACGGCCGTTCCGTCCACCCATTGGGCGCGGGTTACGCCGGTGGCTTCAATATCGACAGCCTGGATGCTCACGAAGGGCACTTCACCTCCAAAGGCCACGCGGGCGCAACGGTAGTGCCCGCCATCATCGCCCTGATCGATGCGTTTTGTGCTGGCGGCAAAAGCATCAGCGGCGAAGAGATGCTCTGTGTCCTGGCCCTGGGCTACGAAACGGCACTCAGGGCCGGGCGAGCATTGATGGCGACCGCGCCGGAATACCACGCATCCGGGACGTTTTCCGGGATCGGCGTAGTCTGTGCCGGGGTCAGGCTGCTGAAGCTGGACGAACCCACCTTTCACCACGCACTGGGGATCACCGAATACTTTGGTCCTCGCTGCCCGATGATGCGCGTCGTGGATTACCCCACCATGCTCCGGGATGCACACGGTGCAGGCGCTTACGCCGGGATCAACGCGCTGCTCATGGCGCAGGCGGGGGTAACGGGGGCTCCGGCAGCAACGGTGGAGTCGTCGGCGGTGGCTCGTCACTGGCAAGGGTTGGGTGAGCTCTGGGAAATTGACGAGCAGTACTTCAAGCCCTGGCCCGTCTGCCGTTGGGCGCAACCGGCGTTGACCGCCATGGCGCAGTTGATGAGCCAGCATCCGCTGATTCGCCCGGACAACATCGAGTCCATCCAGATCCAGACCTTTCATGAGTCGGTGCGTTTGCAGGGCCACTTCCCGAAGAACGCCGACGAGGCGCAGTACGCGCTGGCATTCCCGGTCGCCGCGCTGATTGCACGCGGGCAAGTCGGGCCTGCGGAAGTCACCGGGGCCTCCATCCAGGCGCCAGACATTCTCGCGATCAGCCGCAAGATCAGCATCGCCGAAGCAGCGGATCTGTCGGCGCGTTTCCCGGATGAAATCCTGTCCCGGGTCACGGTTGTCCTCAAAGACGGGACCACGCTGTGCAGCCCGACCACGCCTGCCAAGGGCGACCCGGCCAACCCCATGTCCAGTGACGAATTCATCGAGAAGTACCGACTGTTTTCCGAGGCCAGTCTGGGCGTTTCTCGTAGCCGGTTGCTGGAGCAGAGCGTCGCGAGCCTGGCCGCCAAAGCGGATTGCGAAGGTTTCTTCAATCTACTGCTGTCGCCGGTGTGA